In Vagococcus hydrophili, one DNA window encodes the following:
- the prfA gene encoding peptide chain release factor 1, whose amino-acid sequence MFDQLQSLEDRYEELGELLSDPEVVSDTKRFMALSKEEAGTRETVAVYRRYKEVIQGIKDSEELLGEKLDDELQELAKEELYEYKAEKDELEEQIKILLLPKDPNDDKNIIMEIRGAAGGDEAALFAGDLFEMYQSYAAAQGWKFEVMDANITDIGGYKEVTIMISGTSVFSKLKYESGAHRVQRVPSTESQGRVHTSTATVVVLPEAEEVELDLAEKDIRVDIYHASGAGGQHVNKTASAVRLTHIPTGIAVAMQDERSQLKNREKAMKVLRARVFDQMIQESQSEYDATRKSAVGTGDRSERIRTYNFPQNRVTDHRIGLTIQKLDQILAGKVDEIIDSLIIYDQTEQLEKLNG is encoded by the coding sequence ATGTTCGATCAATTACAATCTTTAGAAGATCGTTATGAAGAATTAGGGGAATTATTAAGTGACCCAGAAGTTGTTAGCGATACAAAACGTTTTATGGCATTATCAAAAGAGGAAGCAGGCACGAGAGAAACAGTTGCTGTTTACCGCCGCTATAAAGAAGTTATCCAAGGAATTAAGGATTCGGAAGAATTACTTGGTGAAAAATTAGATGATGAGTTACAAGAATTAGCAAAAGAAGAATTATATGAATACAAAGCAGAAAAAGATGAATTAGAAGAACAAATTAAAATTTTATTATTACCAAAAGATCCTAACGATGATAAAAACATTATCATGGAAATCCGCGGAGCAGCTGGTGGAGATGAAGCAGCACTATTTGCTGGTGACTTATTTGAAATGTACCAAAGTTACGCTGCTGCCCAAGGTTGGAAATTTGAAGTTATGGATGCCAATATTACTGATATTGGTGGTTATAAAGAAGTAACAATCATGATTTCAGGTACAAGCGTCTTCTCTAAACTTAAATATGAGAGTGGTGCTCACCGTGTTCAACGTGTTCCTTCAACAGAATCACAAGGTCGTGTTCATACATCAACAGCAACAGTTGTCGTTTTACCGGAAGCAGAAGAAGTAGAATTAGATTTAGCAGAAAAAGATATTCGTGTGGATATTTACCATGCCTCAGGAGCTGGTGGACAACATGTCAACAAAACGGCATCAGCTGTTCGTTTGACACATATTCCAACAGGGATTGCTGTTGCGATGCAAGATGAGCGTTCTCAACTTAAAAACAGAGAAAAAGCAATGAAAGTCTTACGTGCTAGAGTATTCGACCAAATGATCCAAGAAAGTCAAAGTGAATATGATGCGACCCGTAAATCAGCTGTAGGAACAGGAGATCGTTCAGAGCGTATTAGAACGTATAACTTCCCACAAAACCGTGTGACAGATCACCGCATTGGTTTAACGATTCAAAAACTAGATCAAATTTTAGCCGGTAAAGTGGATGAAATTATTGATTCTTTAATTATCTATGATCAAACAGAACAGTTGGAAAAATTAAATGGTTAA
- the prmC gene encoding peptide chain release factor N(5)-glutamine methyltransferase, with amino-acid sequence MVNQPTTYFEVLKWASSFLEEKNCEKYIAEYLLLEKKEWSKTDLLLHFKQEMPEKERAAYEEDISKIIAHQPVQYLIGSCEFYGRRFKVTEDTLIPRPETEELVDLIIKENRDNPKTVVDIGTGTGAIGLSLKLEVPRWGISCLDISKEALLVAKENANHLEASVDFLESDVLSNWNKDQEIDIIVSNPPYISYNEWEKMDVSVREHEPKLALFAENNGLAIYEKIAKEAKEVLKKEGKIYLEIGYLQGEVVKNIFKEQFPDKHIEVIKDMNQMDRIIKVI; translated from the coding sequence ATGGTTAATCAACCAACTACTTATTTTGAAGTCCTTAAATGGGCTTCTTCTTTTTTAGAGGAAAAAAACTGTGAAAAATATATAGCAGAGTATCTTTTGTTAGAAAAAAAAGAGTGGTCTAAAACGGATTTGTTGCTTCATTTTAAACAAGAGATGCCAGAGAAAGAGCGTGCTGCTTATGAAGAGGATATTTCAAAAATTATCGCACACCAACCCGTTCAATATTTAATCGGTTCTTGTGAGTTTTACGGACGACGTTTTAAAGTGACAGAAGATACCTTAATTCCCAGACCAGAAACCGAAGAATTAGTTGATTTAATCATTAAAGAGAATAGAGATAATCCTAAAACGGTGGTTGATATAGGGACAGGAACAGGTGCTATAGGTTTATCACTTAAATTAGAAGTTCCAAGGTGGGGAATCAGTTGTTTAGATATTTCAAAAGAGGCGCTCCTAGTTGCTAAAGAAAATGCAAACCATTTAGAAGCAAGTGTAGATTTTCTTGAAAGTGATGTGTTAAGCAATTGGAATAAGGATCAAGAAATTGATATTATCGTCTCTAATCCACCTTATATAAGCTACAATGAGTGGGAAAAAATGGACGTTTCTGTCAGAGAACATGAACCAAAATTAGCCCTTTTTGCTGAGAATAATGGTTTGGCTATTTATGAAAAAATTGCTAAAGAAGCTAAAGAAGTTCTAAAAAAAGAGGGTAAGATTTATTTAGAGATTGGTTACTTACAAGGTGAGGTAGTTAAAAATATTTTTAAAGAGCAGTTTCCAGATAAACACATAGAAGTAATAAAAGATATGAATCAAATGGATCGAATAATCAAAGTGATATAA
- a CDS encoding L-threonylcarbamoyladenylate synthase has protein sequence MMETKIIHPEQIEEAVEAIKKGELISFPTETVYGLGADATNEKAVKQVYQAKGRPSDNPLIVHISKVEQVLNFTNEFSETAQKLADAFWPGPLTLIFDLKNKEVLPSAVTGGLTTAAFRMPNNELTLSLIEKSGKVLVGPSANTSGLPSPTTAQHVYHDLVGKIYGVLDGGACQVGVESTVLDLTSEVPTILRPGAITLQQIQTVIGNVQIDQHIMSEKEAPKAPGMKYKHYSPETPVMMIDKENKDWQEAIDWYLGQKKRVGILANDEIISKLIGYQESFSLSKTRDISEAMRHLFAGLRALDTKEKNLDIILAESYEEKDEGLAYMNRLKKASNQKKYQK, from the coding sequence ATGATGGAGACGAAAATAATCCATCCAGAACAAATTGAAGAAGCAGTCGAAGCTATTAAGAAGGGTGAACTTATCTCATTCCCAACCGAAACAGTGTATGGACTAGGTGCAGATGCAACTAATGAAAAGGCTGTTAAACAGGTATATCAAGCAAAAGGTCGTCCAAGTGATAATCCCTTAATCGTTCATATATCGAAAGTGGAACAGGTCTTGAATTTTACAAATGAATTCTCTGAAACGGCTCAGAAATTGGCAGATGCATTTTGGCCAGGACCACTAACATTAATTTTTGATTTGAAAAATAAAGAGGTTTTACCTAGTGCTGTCACAGGCGGTTTAACAACAGCAGCTTTTCGGATGCCAAATAATGAGTTAACGTTATCTTTAATTGAAAAATCAGGAAAAGTCTTAGTTGGACCTAGTGCGAACACATCAGGTCTCCCAAGTCCAACAACAGCGCAACATGTGTATCATGACTTAGTTGGTAAAATTTATGGTGTATTAGATGGTGGGGCATGTCAAGTAGGTGTTGAATCAACGGTTTTAGATTTAACGAGTGAGGTTCCCACCATTTTAAGACCTGGTGCCATTACGTTACAACAAATTCAAACAGTTATCGGGAATGTCCAAATCGACCAACACATTATGAGCGAAAAAGAAGCACCTAAAGCACCTGGCATGAAATATAAACACTATTCACCAGAAACGCCAGTCATGATGATTGATAAAGAAAATAAGGATTGGCAAGAAGCGATTGATTGGTATTTAGGGCAGAAAAAAAGGGTTGGTATTTTAGCTAATGATGAAATTATTTCAAAATTAATAGGTTATCAAGAGAGTTTTTCTCTGTCTAAAACAAGAGACATTTCAGAAGCGATGCGTCATTTATTTGCTGGATTAAGAGCTCTTGATACAAAAGAGAAGAATTTAGATATTATTTTAGCAGAGAGTTATGAAGAAAAAGACGAAGGTTTAGCCTATATGAACCGATTAAAGAAAGCTTCTAATCAAAAAAAATATCAAAAATAG
- the glyA gene encoding serine hydroxymethyltransferase, whose amino-acid sequence MDYKKSDAVLWDAIENEQNRQENTIELIASENFVSEAVMAAQGSVLTNKYAEGYPGRRYYGGCEFVDVVENLAIDRVCDLFDAKFANVQPHSGSQANTAAYLSLVQPGDTIMGMDLTAGGHLTHGSAVNFSGKTYNFVSYGVDPVTEVIDYEVVKILARKHQPKLIVAGASAYSREIDFKRFREIADSVGAKLMVDMAHIAGLIATGLHQNPMHYADVVTSTTHKTLRGPRGGVILTNDADLAKKINSNIFPGIQGGPLEHVIAGKAVAFREALLPEFKEYSEQVVSNAKVMARVINQSTGPRLISGDTDNHLLLIDVTGFGLTGKQAEAILDSVHITVNKNTIPFESRSPFETSGIRIGTPAITSRGFKESGAQKIAELIVEALTHFENEAELTRIKADVAELLTEHPLYK is encoded by the coding sequence ATGGATTATAAAAAATCAGATGCGGTCCTATGGGATGCTATCGAAAATGAGCAAAATCGTCAAGAGAACACAATTGAGTTGATTGCATCGGAGAATTTTGTCTCAGAAGCAGTCATGGCAGCACAAGGTAGTGTTTTAACAAACAAATATGCTGAAGGATATCCAGGCAGACGTTATTATGGCGGATGTGAATTTGTAGATGTCGTCGAAAATTTAGCGATTGATCGTGTGTGTGATTTATTTGATGCTAAATTTGCCAATGTTCAACCTCACTCTGGTTCTCAAGCGAACACAGCGGCTTATTTGTCACTTGTTCAACCAGGAGACACAATTATGGGAATGGATTTAACTGCAGGTGGTCATTTAACACATGGTTCAGCGGTTAACTTTAGTGGAAAAACATACAATTTTGTTTCTTATGGTGTCGATCCTGTGACTGAAGTCATTGATTATGAAGTTGTTAAAATTTTAGCAAGAAAGCACCAGCCAAAACTAATCGTAGCTGGAGCAAGTGCTTATTCAAGAGAAATAGATTTTAAACGTTTTAGAGAAATAGCTGATAGCGTGGGTGCTAAATTAATGGTAGATATGGCTCATATTGCGGGCCTTATTGCAACTGGTTTACATCAAAACCCAATGCACTATGCAGACGTTGTAACATCAACAACACATAAAACATTAAGAGGACCACGTGGTGGTGTTATCTTAACAAATGATGCTGATTTAGCTAAAAAAATTAATAGTAATATTTTCCCAGGAATTCAAGGTGGACCGCTAGAGCATGTGATTGCTGGTAAAGCAGTAGCATTCAGAGAAGCTTTATTACCTGAGTTTAAAGAATACAGTGAGCAAGTTGTAAGCAACGCTAAAGTTATGGCTCGCGTAATCAATCAATCAACAGGCCCAAGATTAATTAGTGGTGACACTGATAATCACTTGTTATTAATTGATGTGACTGGCTTTGGCTTAACTGGAAAACAAGCAGAAGCTATTTTAGATAGCGTGCATATTACCGTGAACAAAAACACGATTCCCTTTGAAAGCCGTAGTCCGTTTGAAACGAGTGGTATTCGTATTGGAACACCAGCGATTACATCTCGTGGCTTTAAAGAGAGCGGCGCACAAAAAATCGCTGAATTAATTGTGGAAGCACTGACTCACTTTGAAAATGAAGCTGAATTAACACGCATTAAAGCAGATGTAGCTGAGTTATTAACAGAACATCCACTATATAAATAA
- the upp gene encoding uracil phosphoribosyltransferase, which produces MGKFQVIDHPLIQHKLTIIREKNCGTKVFREVVDEIAMLMAYEVSRDMPLEDIEIETPIGTSIQKTLSGKKVAIVPILRAGIGMVDGMLQLIPAAKVGHVGLYRDEETLEPVEYFVKLPADIAERQLFVVDPMLATGGSAIMAIDLLKKRGATNIKFVCLVAAPEGIKALQDAHPDVDIYTAGLDEKLNEAGYIVPGLGDAGDRLFGTK; this is translated from the coding sequence ATGGGAAAATTTCAAGTTATTGATCATCCGCTAATTCAACACAAATTAACAATTATTAGAGAAAAAAATTGTGGGACTAAAGTTTTTCGTGAAGTAGTCGATGAGATTGCTATGTTAATGGCTTATGAGGTATCTCGTGATATGCCTTTAGAGGATATTGAGATTGAAACACCAATTGGGACATCAATTCAAAAAACTTTATCAGGTAAAAAAGTGGCGATTGTACCGATTTTAAGAGCGGGTATTGGTATGGTAGACGGCATGTTACAATTAATTCCAGCTGCTAAAGTTGGACACGTTGGTTTATACCGTGACGAAGAAACGTTAGAACCAGTGGAGTACTTTGTTAAATTACCAGCTGACATTGCTGAACGTCAATTATTCGTTGTTGATCCAATGCTAGCAACGGGTGGATCTGCTATTATGGCAATCGACTTACTTAAAAAACGTGGCGCAACAAACATTAAATTTGTTTGTCTTGTAGCTGCTCCAGAGGGAATTAAAGCACTTCAAGATGCTCATCCTGATGTTGATATCTATACGGCAGGTTTAGATGAAAAATTAAATGAAGCTGGCTACATCGTTCCTGGTCTAGGAGACGCTGGTGACCGTTTATTTGGTACTAAGTAA
- a CDS encoding glycoside hydrolase family 3 N-terminal domain-containing protein, whose amino-acid sequence MKRHLTILSVFALLIGGVSFLLIKEYEKTDKNNTKDKQTETSETEKEVKEEKKTVDEEIADYVNQLSSAEKVGQLFLISVPEENTLSDIEKYNPSGVVLFGRDIEKETKTSLTDKISGFQKESHIPLLVASDEEGGTVTRVSQNREIVETPFKSPQEIYKESGIDGLKKETKERSELLKSLGINLNLAPVADVSTEKDSFIFERSMGMDAKETSQVITEMIKVMNEVKIGNSLKHFPGYGDNKDSHTEIVYDERKVSDLKKNDWLPFEAGIEAGAGSVLISHNILKDLDDKKPASLSKPVHDALRNDLKFSGVIITDDMDMKGLTEFTSQKEGALEAIMAGNDLVMTSHYQEQIPFILEEMTKNEELKKRVDESATRVIKWKYELGLLSFP is encoded by the coding sequence ATGAAAAGACATCTAACAATTTTATCTGTTTTTGCTTTATTGATAGGTGGGGTTAGCTTCTTACTAATCAAAGAATACGAAAAAACAGATAAAAATAATACAAAAGACAAACAAACAGAAACAAGTGAGACAGAAAAAGAAGTTAAAGAAGAGAAGAAAACAGTTGATGAAGAAATTGCGGATTATGTGAATCAACTCTCTTCAGCTGAAAAAGTGGGACAACTCTTTCTAATCAGCGTACCTGAAGAAAACACCTTGTCTGATATTGAGAAGTACAATCCAAGTGGCGTTGTATTATTTGGTCGAGATATCGAAAAAGAAACCAAAACAAGTTTAACTGATAAAATTAGTGGGTTTCAAAAAGAAAGTCATATTCCGCTCTTGGTTGCTAGCGATGAAGAAGGTGGTACAGTAACACGTGTGAGCCAGAATAGAGAAATAGTTGAAACTCCTTTCAAATCACCTCAAGAGATTTATAAAGAAAGTGGGATAGACGGTCTGAAGAAAGAAACAAAAGAACGTTCGGAGTTACTGAAATCTCTAGGAATCAATCTTAACTTAGCGCCTGTAGCAGATGTTTCTACTGAGAAAGATAGTTTTATTTTTGAGCGTAGCATGGGAATGGATGCTAAAGAGACCAGTCAAGTGATAACTGAGATGATTAAGGTAATGAATGAAGTTAAGATTGGTAATTCCTTGAAACATTTTCCTGGGTACGGGGATAACAAAGATTCTCACACAGAAATAGTCTACGATGAGAGAAAAGTATCTGACCTAAAGAAAAATGATTGGTTACCATTTGAAGCAGGAATTGAGGCAGGTGCTGGCAGCGTATTGATATCTCATAATATTTTGAAAGATTTAGATGATAAAAAGCCTGCTTCCTTATCAAAACCAGTTCATGATGCTTTGAGAAACGATTTGAAATTTTCAGGCGTCATCATAACAGATGATATGGACATGAAAGGTTTAACAGAGTTTACTTCACAAAAAGAGGGGGCTTTGGAAGCTATCATGGCAGGAAATGATTTAGTGATGACTTCTCATTACCAAGAACAAATTCCTTTTATTTTGGAAGAAATGACTAAAAATGAGGAATTAAAAAAACGGGTAGATGAATCAGCGACTCGTGTGATTAAATGGAAGTACGAACTTGGATTGCTTTCTTTTCCATAA
- a CDS encoding DnaD domain-containing protein has translation MLSIKEFLKADLTTVSNLLLTNYRKIGLSDHEFLFYLQLLKYQQEGNYFPELGEISEVMMISVEDLYSLLQSLNDKGIIRIETLTNNQGQTEDRYDLTLIFDKLANYLEQQEVKVAEVQSENKISNLFQTFEIEFGRPLSPIEYETIQSWLNQDKYEVELIELALREAVLNQAYSLKYIDRILLSWERKNLKSKQQVQQDQKKRMSQIEAQSESSSEEELPFVPLHNWLNPNQS, from the coding sequence ATGTTAAGCATAAAAGAATTTTTAAAAGCTGATTTAACAACTGTCTCAAACTTGTTATTAACTAATTATAGAAAAATTGGTTTATCAGACCATGAATTTTTGTTTTATCTACAATTATTGAAGTACCAACAAGAGGGAAATTATTTTCCAGAATTAGGGGAGATTTCAGAGGTCATGATGATCTCTGTCGAGGACTTGTATTCTTTACTTCAATCATTAAATGATAAAGGGATAATACGTATAGAAACCTTAACAAATAATCAAGGTCAAACAGAGGATCGCTATGACTTGACCTTGATTTTTGATAAATTAGCTAACTATTTAGAACAACAAGAAGTCAAAGTTGCTGAGGTCCAAAGTGAAAATAAAATCAGCAATTTATTTCAAACCTTTGAAATTGAATTTGGAAGACCTTTGTCACCAATTGAATACGAAACGATTCAAAGTTGGTTAAATCAAGATAAGTATGAAGTTGAATTAATCGAGCTTGCTTTAAGAGAAGCGGTGTTAAATCAAGCATACAGTTTGAAATACATTGACCGAATTTTACTATCATGGGAGAGAAAGAACTTAAAATCTAAGCAACAAGTACAGCAAGATCAAAAGAAAAGAATGTCCCAAATCGAAGCTCAAAGTGAGTCAAGCAGTGAAGAGGAGCTACCTTTTGTGCCACTTCATAATTGGTTAAATCCCAATCAATCTTAG
- the nth gene encoding endonuclease III, whose translation MLSGKKTVEALDRMEVMFPDAKGELDHESPFQYLIAVILSAQATDVSVNKATPSLFSAYPTAETLARAPLEDVMSRIKTIGLYKNKAKNIIKTAQLLVNEYEGKVPETIEEMVKLPGVGKKTANVVAGDAFGVPAIAVDTHVERVAKRLRICKQSASVVEVEEVLMKKIPKERWIQAHHTIILFGRYHCVARKPKCEGCPLLDMCVEGQRNV comes from the coding sequence ATGTTATCAGGAAAAAAAACGGTGGAAGCATTAGATAGAATGGAAGTGATGTTTCCAGATGCAAAAGGTGAACTGGATCATGAGTCCCCTTTTCAGTATTTAATTGCAGTGATTTTAAGCGCTCAAGCAACAGATGTTTCTGTTAATAAAGCAACGCCTAGTTTGTTTTCTGCTTATCCAACAGCTGAAACTTTAGCTAGAGCTCCTTTAGAAGACGTGATGTCACGAATTAAAACAATCGGTCTTTATAAAAATAAAGCAAAAAACATCATCAAAACAGCTCAATTATTAGTGAATGAGTATGAAGGTAAAGTTCCAGAGACAATTGAAGAGATGGTAAAACTTCCTGGTGTTGGGAAAAAGACAGCCAATGTGGTAGCAGGTGATGCCTTTGGTGTTCCTGCAATTGCTGTTGATACCCATGTAGAACGTGTTGCAAAAAGATTACGTATTTGCAAACAATCAGCGTCAGTAGTTGAAGTAGAAGAAGTGTTGATGAAGAAAATACCAAAAGAGAGATGGATTCAAGCTCATCATACGATTATTTTATTTGGTAGATATCATTGTGTGGCAAGAAAACCAAAGTGTGAAGGGTGTCCACTACTTGATATGTGTGTGGAAGGTCAACGGAATGTATAG
- a CDS encoding PBP1A family penicillin-binding protein, whose translation MENRPTGRIRPEKRKKSKGKILLITCIILLTLICIPLVIGSAAFFYYVKDAPALDYKKLEDTRSSTVYDIKGNPIVTLGEKNREIIKPNEIPPMMKDAVISIEDKRFEKHIGVDPIRIMGAAVSNIKGNNRQGGSTLTQQLIKLSYFSHKKEDQTIKRKAQEAWLSVELEKKKSKDEILTYYINRVYMANGVYGMKTAAKTYYGKEFGDLSLAQYALLAGIPQAPNDYDPYTQKDNAKKRRDTVLNEMYKDKKISEADYKAAVAEPIDQGLVPIKEDSTLDIVTDNYITEVIKEVEKKSKKNVHTDGLKVYTNMDMEAQTYLYNLINNENTEINFPDNEFQATATLVDVKTGNVTAQIGSRNQKDQGLRARNGAVENKRDIGSTTKPLVAYAPSIEDLNHGSGEIYVDEPYKYQSSGTPVYNYDRSYRGSLTMRESLVDSRNVPALKALDEVGTDKSKEFIKKLGFDNEVYESTAITMQGSSQQLASAYAAFANGGVYYEPSYVNKIVYEDGTEEKFEPNGNRAMKESTAYIITDMLKDVINRGTGVDAQVPQLIQAGKTGKSNYSDEDLPKVKGLGVGSPDVTFVGYTPKYSFAVWTGYNDYLEPIPIECEQLAMDIYRNYMTFLYQNLEVTDWKQPADVTRIGNEVYLNGFLGSQSKKTYKTSSSSYPESSAPVQESEKKEQPKESVAPPSTKESVAPPKDTTPPPTQSTEAPTQSTVPPKKDEENGNENGGEKPVDPPKKAN comes from the coding sequence ATGGAGAATAGACCCACGGGTAGAATTAGACCCGAAAAAAGAAAAAAAAGTAAAGGTAAAATCCTACTTATCACGTGTATCATTTTACTCACTTTAATTTGTATTCCTTTAGTCATCGGTAGTGCTGCTTTTTTCTACTATGTAAAAGATGCGCCTGCCCTTGATTACAAAAAACTAGAAGACACACGCTCTTCTACAGTTTATGACATTAAAGGAAACCCTATTGTTACCCTAGGTGAAAAGAATCGTGAAATTATTAAGCCTAACGAAATTCCACCAATGATGAAAGATGCGGTTATCTCAATTGAGGACAAGCGTTTTGAAAAGCATATTGGCGTGGATCCGATTCGTATTATGGGAGCAGCTGTTTCAAATATCAAAGGTAATAATCGTCAAGGTGGTAGTACCCTGACCCAACAGTTAATCAAGTTATCTTACTTCTCTCATAAAAAAGAAGATCAAACGATTAAAAGAAAAGCCCAAGAAGCTTGGCTTTCAGTTGAACTAGAGAAGAAAAAATCTAAAGACGAGATTTTAACTTATTACATCAACCGCGTATACATGGCTAATGGTGTCTACGGAATGAAAACTGCTGCTAAAACATATTATGGTAAAGAGTTTGGTGATCTTTCACTTGCTCAGTATGCTTTACTTGCAGGAATACCTCAAGCACCTAATGATTACGATCCTTATACTCAAAAGGACAATGCTAAAAAGAGACGCGATACTGTTTTAAATGAAATGTATAAAGACAAAAAAATCTCAGAAGCTGATTATAAAGCGGCTGTAGCTGAACCAATTGATCAAGGTCTAGTTCCAATTAAAGAGGATTCAACGCTTGATATTGTTACAGATAACTATATTACCGAAGTTATTAAAGAAGTTGAAAAAAAATCTAAGAAAAACGTCCATACTGATGGTTTAAAAGTTTATACAAACATGGACATGGAAGCTCAAACTTATCTATATAACTTAATCAACAATGAAAACACTGAAATTAACTTCCCAGATAACGAATTCCAAGCAACCGCTACTTTAGTGGATGTTAAAACTGGAAATGTTACCGCACAAATTGGAAGTCGTAATCAAAAAGATCAAGGGTTACGCGCTAGAAATGGTGCAGTTGAAAACAAAAGAGATATTGGCTCTACGACAAAACCCTTAGTAGCTTACGCTCCAAGTATTGAAGACTTAAATCATGGTTCTGGTGAAATTTATGTAGATGAACCTTATAAATATCAGAGTAGTGGAACACCTGTATACAACTATGATCGTTCCTATCGAGGTTCCTTAACAATGAGAGAATCACTTGTTGACTCTCGTAACGTTCCTGCATTAAAAGCTCTTGATGAAGTTGGTACCGATAAATCTAAAGAATTTATTAAAAAACTTGGATTTGATAATGAGGTATATGAATCTACTGCAATTACTATGCAAGGTTCTTCACAGCAATTAGCCTCTGCTTATGCTGCATTTGCTAATGGTGGTGTTTACTATGAACCTTCATACGTTAACAAAATCGTTTATGAAGACGGTACGGAAGAGAAATTTGAACCTAATGGAAATCGTGCGATGAAAGAATCTACGGCTTATATTATTACTGATATGCTGAAAGATGTTATTAATCGAGGCACGGGTGTTGATGCTCAAGTACCTCAATTAATTCAAGCCGGTAAAACTGGTAAATCTAACTATTCAGATGAAGATTTGCCTAAAGTTAAAGGTCTAGGTGTTGGTTCACCTGATGTGACTTTCGTCGGATACACACCAAAATACTCTTTTGCTGTTTGGACAGGTTACAATGATTATTTAGAACCAATACCTATCGAATGTGAGCAACTTGCAATGGATATTTACCGTAACTATATGACGTTCCTTTATCAAAATCTTGAAGTCACTGATTGGAAACAACCAGCAGATGTGACAAGAATTGGGAATGAAGTTTACTTAAACGGATTCCTTGGTTCTCAAAGTAAGAAAACTTATAAGACTTCTAGCTCTTCTTACCCAGAAAGCTCTGCACCAGTACAAGAATCTGAGAAGAAAGAACAACCTAAGGAAAGCGTGGCTCCACCAAGCACTAAAGAGTCTGTAGCGCCTCCTAAAGATACAACACCTCCTCCGACTCAATCGACTGAGGCACCAACTCAATCGACTGTTCCTCCTAAAAAGGATGAAGAAAACGGAAATGAAAATGGCGGAGAGAAACCAGTTGATCCACCTAAAAAAGCAAACTAA
- the recU gene encoding Holliday junction resolvase RecU has translation MTINYPKGSLNRTFSTSKKKQKKPVTFANRGMSFEAEINQTNQYYLDKGIAVIHKKPTPIQIVSVDYPKRSAAVIKEAYFKEASTTDYNGVYKGKYIDFEAKQTKNKTSFPLSNFHEHQIIHMKNCLKQDGITFVLIYFSATERYFLVSSSVIIEFWDNQLTDGRKSIPLSVIEKEGHEIKAGFVPRIPYLNILDQHFIEGDYFNGE, from the coding sequence CTGACTATAAATTACCCTAAAGGAAGCCTTAACCGAACATTTTCAACTAGTAAAAAGAAGCAGAAGAAACCTGTAACCTTTGCTAATAGAGGAATGAGCTTTGAGGCTGAAATTAATCAAACCAATCAATATTACCTAGATAAGGGCATAGCTGTTATTCACAAAAAACCTACACCCATTCAAATCGTTTCTGTTGATTACCCGAAAAGAAGTGCTGCAGTGATTAAAGAAGCCTACTTTAAAGAAGCCTCAACAACTGACTACAATGGCGTTTACAAAGGTAAGTATATTGACTTTGAAGCAAAACAAACAAAAAACAAAACCTCTTTTCCATTAAGCAATTTTCATGAGCATCAAATCATCCATATGAAAAATTGTTTAAAACAAGATGGCATTACTTTTGTTCTGATTTACTTCTCGGCCACAGAACGTTACTTTTTAGTATCTTCCAGTGTTATAATCGAATTTTGGGACAATCAATTAACAGATGGTAGAAAATCAATTCCTCTATCCGTTATCGAAAAAGAGGGCCATGAAATTAAAGCTGGTTTTGTTCCTAGAATTCCCTATCTTAACATTTTAGATCAACATTTTATTGAAGGAGATTATTTTAATGGAGAATAG